From one Halothece sp. PCC 7418 genomic stretch:
- a CDS encoding RNA helicase — MSVSVFPAELDLKTLFPFELDNFQIRAIAALEAKKSVVVSVPTGSGKTLVGEYAIHRALARGKRVFYTTPLKALSNQKLRDFQETFGSDQVGLLTGDISVNRNAGVVVMTTEIFRNMLYGTSIGEVGTSLENVEAVVLDECHYMNDPNRGTVWEESIIYCPKSVQLVALSATIANAGQLTDWINNIHGPTELVKSDHRPIPLEFYFSNPKGLFPLLNDQQTKINPRLKPKKKSNKTRVSKSDCPSLKAVVEQLAQREMLPAIYFIFSRRGCDQSVQQLNGVSLVTAEESQHIQQHLQNFLERHPEGARAGQIEPLTRGIAAHHAGVLPAWKGLVEELFTHGLVKVVFATETLAAGVNMPARTTVISSLSKRTDQGHRLLRASEFLQMSGRAGRRGMDERGNVVCVQTRFEGAKEAAYLATQKSDPLVSQFTPTYGMVLNLLQRQTIQEAKSLLERSFAEYLANQKLIPEQKAIAQLTQEITRIDFEIASIPREYFQQYQKLQGQLKEERRILKYLDRQAQRDRAPALAAAVSEVRAGDLLYLKGKYVTVSSPLPAVLIDKVATAGQPPLLITLAADNRWYIATQGDVCAIGEVLLPESALTNIRPPADLELKPGKRRKGDETTAEIAQRMENVTPPAVDPPEVEAQKAKIKDLQKRLNEHPLQQWGQPKEVIKTYNRRQQLQEELEQHHSNTRENQSQHWREFIEICEVLETFGGLENYKPTSLGETAAAIRGDNELWLGLALRSGEFDELSPAYLAAASCALITETPRPDSESYFPPPMPVIHALSELRGVRRELFQVQRRHRVAIPLWLEPDLIGLVEQWVEGIDWNELCEATTLDEGDLVRILRRTRDFLSQIPHVPHLAASLRTNARLAVEQMERFPVLEFE; from the coding sequence ATATCAGTGAGTGTTTTTCCCGCCGAATTAGATTTAAAAACGCTGTTTCCCTTTGAACTGGATAACTTTCAAATCCGCGCGATCGCTGCTTTAGAGGCGAAAAAATCCGTAGTCGTTTCTGTGCCCACAGGCTCTGGAAAAACTTTAGTCGGAGAATATGCCATTCATCGCGCCCTTGCTAGAGGGAAACGGGTGTTTTATACGACCCCACTGAAAGCACTTTCTAACCAAAAACTCCGTGACTTTCAAGAAACTTTTGGTTCGGATCAGGTGGGACTGCTAACAGGGGATATTTCTGTCAATCGCAATGCAGGAGTTGTAGTAATGACGACAGAAATTTTCCGCAATATGCTCTACGGAACATCCATTGGAGAAGTGGGAACCTCTCTGGAAAATGTGGAAGCAGTGGTTTTAGACGAATGTCACTACATGAATGATCCCAATCGGGGAACGGTTTGGGAAGAATCAATTATTTATTGTCCGAAAAGTGTGCAGTTGGTTGCCCTTTCTGCAACCATTGCCAATGCGGGACAACTCACAGACTGGATTAATAACATTCATGGCCCCACAGAATTGGTTAAGTCTGATCACCGTCCGATTCCGCTCGAATTTTATTTTAGTAATCCTAAAGGATTGTTTCCCCTCCTCAACGACCAACAAACCAAAATTAATCCGCGTCTCAAACCGAAGAAAAAAAGCAATAAAACCCGCGTCAGTAAATCCGATTGTCCGAGTTTAAAAGCGGTGGTCGAACAGTTAGCCCAACGGGAGATGCTCCCTGCCATTTATTTTATTTTTAGCCGTCGTGGCTGTGACCAATCCGTACAGCAACTGAATGGGGTTTCTTTAGTCACTGCTGAAGAAAGTCAACACATTCAGCAGCATCTGCAAAACTTTTTAGAACGACATCCTGAAGGGGCGAGGGCAGGTCAAATTGAACCTTTAACTCGTGGTATTGCAGCGCATCACGCGGGGGTTTTACCCGCTTGGAAAGGCTTAGTAGAAGAACTGTTTACTCATGGCTTAGTCAAGGTTGTTTTTGCCACAGAAACCCTCGCTGCGGGGGTAAATATGCCTGCGCGAACGACAGTGATTTCTTCCCTCTCGAAACGAACAGATCAAGGACATCGCTTATTACGGGCTTCGGAATTTCTGCAAATGTCAGGACGTGCGGGACGACGAGGTATGGATGAACGGGGAAACGTGGTTTGTGTGCAGACGCGGTTTGAAGGGGCAAAAGAAGCTGCTTATTTAGCTACCCAAAAGTCTGATCCCTTGGTCAGTCAGTTTACCCCCACTTATGGCATGGTACTGAACTTACTGCAACGCCAGACGATTCAAGAAGCAAAATCCTTATTAGAGCGCAGTTTTGCGGAATATTTAGCCAATCAGAAATTGATTCCCGAACAAAAAGCGATCGCGCAGTTAACTCAAGAAATCACCCGCATTGATTTTGAAATTGCCTCCATTCCTCGGGAATACTTCCAGCAATACCAAAAACTGCAAGGACAACTGAAAGAAGAACGCAGAATTCTTAAATATTTAGACCGTCAAGCTCAGCGCGATCGCGCTCCTGCTCTTGCTGCTGCTGTTTCAGAAGTGCGAGCCGGGGATTTACTCTATCTCAAGGGCAAATATGTCACGGTGTCTTCTCCTTTACCCGCCGTGTTAATCGATAAAGTTGCCACTGCTGGACAACCGCCTTTGTTAATCACCCTTGCTGCGGATAATCGCTGGTATATTGCCACGCAAGGAGATGTTTGCGCGATCGGAGAAGTGTTATTACCCGAATCGGCGCTCACTAACATCCGACCCCCAGCAGACTTAGAACTTAAACCTGGAAAACGGCGTAAAGGCGACGAAACCACTGCTGAAATTGCCCAACGGATGGAAAATGTCACTCCCCCTGCAGTTGATCCGCCAGAAGTGGAAGCGCAAAAAGCCAAAATTAAGGATCTGCAAAAGCGATTGAACGAGCATCCGTTGCAACAATGGGGACAACCGAAAGAAGTGATTAAAACCTATAACCGTCGTCAACAACTGCAAGAAGAACTAGAACAACATCACAGCAATACCCGAGAAAATCAATCGCAACATTGGCGAGAGTTCATCGAGATTTGTGAAGTCTTAGAAACTTTTGGCGGGTTAGAGAATTACAAACCCACCTCCCTCGGGGAAACGGCTGCTGCCATTCGGGGGGATAATGAATTATGGTTAGGGCTTGCTCTGCGGTCTGGAGAATTTGATGAACTCAGTCCCGCCTATCTCGCTGCTGCAAGTTGTGCCTTAATTACTGAAACCCCTCGCCCTGATAGTGAAAGTTATTTCCCCCCACCGATGCCCGTGATTCATGCTCTCAGCGAATTGCGTGGTGTACGGCGAGAATTATTTCAAGTCCAACGACGACATCGGGTTGCGATTCCCCTCTGGTTAGAACCCGATTTAATTGGTTTGGTGGAACAATGGGTGGAAGGAATTGATTGGAATGAACTTTGTGAAGCGACAACCTTAGATGAAGGCGACTTAGTGCGGATTTTACGGCGGACACGAGATTTCCTCTCCCAAATCCCCCATGTTCCTCATCTTGCTGCTTCTCTCCGAACCAATGCTCGACTGGCGGTGGAACAGATGGAACGCTTCCCTGTTTTAGAATTTGAATAA
- a CDS encoding Crp/Fnr family transcriptional regulator, which produces MALTTEFPSIPKQLTRLPFSRNDCIPARPDLLWSLDWGIVRTLTWNEEGTSIILGYWGAGDVVGQPLSGVYPYQIECLTSVEATSVPADQWYRFMDGIMAHSQATEELFSIVRSERVYNRLDKLLIWLGNKFGRSVSQGILIELRLTHQNIAELIGTTRVTVTKLLKELEAEGKILRQQRHYIILRRG; this is translated from the coding sequence ATGGCTTTAACTACAGAATTCCCCAGTATCCCTAAACAACTGACGCGCCTCCCCTTTAGTCGCAATGATTGTATTCCCGCCCGCCCCGATTTATTGTGGTCATTGGATTGGGGAATTGTACGGACTTTGACCTGGAACGAAGAAGGAACGAGTATTATATTAGGTTACTGGGGAGCAGGTGATGTGGTGGGTCAGCCCTTATCTGGGGTCTATCCCTACCAGATTGAATGTTTGACCAGTGTAGAAGCAACCTCTGTTCCTGCCGATCAATGGTATCGCTTTATGGATGGGATTATGGCTCATTCCCAAGCCACAGAAGAATTGTTTAGTATTGTCCGTAGTGAGCGCGTTTACAATCGTTTAGACAAACTGCTGATTTGGTTAGGGAATAAGTTTGGTCGCAGCGTGAGTCAAGGCATTTTAATTGAGTTACGTTTAACTCATCAGAATATTGCAGAATTAATTGGGACAACCCGAGTCACCGTTACCAAGTTATTAAAAGAACTGGAAGCGGAAGGAAAAATTCTCCGACAGCAGCGACACTATATTATCCTTCGTCGGGGATAA
- a CDS encoding DUF1517 domain-containing protein, which yields MAGWRDRVEKLRGRTRFVVLRIMLHLSGEEAPPQLGVLNRVAQRAIEEEGDLDVMGEGLVEICESLLRIPSSWQAVANEGDVFWDEGEAGDYVNELFTDSAQRYLSDVIADDNGEEEDTLSLPISRNVVLMLTVAYTGEMESLETDLSDFEALQDALKDLINLHHNTRFRAIQIHFSPAHFGDELTNDQVIENFPELIPL from the coding sequence ATGGCTGGATGGCGCGATCGCGTAGAAAAATTAAGAGGTCGGACTCGCTTTGTTGTCTTAAGAATCATGTTACACCTGTCTGGAGAGGAAGCCCCGCCCCAACTGGGTGTTTTGAACCGAGTGGCTCAACGCGCGATCGAAGAAGAAGGTGATTTAGATGTGATGGGAGAGGGATTAGTCGAAATTTGTGAATCCCTCTTGCGTATTCCCAGCAGTTGGCAAGCGGTTGCCAATGAAGGGGATGTCTTTTGGGATGAAGGAGAAGCAGGAGACTACGTTAACGAACTATTTACAGATTCGGCTCAACGTTATCTCAGTGATGTCATTGCTGATGATAATGGAGAAGAGGAGGATACCTTATCACTTCCCATTAGCCGTAACGTTGTCCTCATGCTGACAGTGGCTTACACCGGAGAAATGGAATCCCTTGAAACCGACTTATCTGATTTTGAAGCCCTGCAAGACGCTCTGAAAGACTTAATCAATCTCCATCACAACACCCGTTTTCGCGCTATTCAAATTCATTTCTCACCCGCTCATTTTGGTGATGAACTCACCAACGACCAAGTCATTGAAAATTTTCCGGAGTTAATTCCCTTATGA
- a CDS encoding PspA/IM30 family protein yields the protein MKKFIYGFFGERAGRLIIVTWNWLFGISEPSQQEEAVSTAQASLQEMQNSVEQLTQAVTVQVNNYQQAEERYSAKVQEFKDLETKAKTLKAQGNTEAARLTMIQAIQLEKILPQLKENVENAEKFVQAAKEQLTREKEKLETYKSELANMQAIQEVNQALSQMAAVNNNYNIDSAKSQFEAAKEAVSDRQAEVQALYEMSKSPSESLDEKMDNMTLEDEVSRRLEGF from the coding sequence ATGAAAAAGTTTATTTATGGTTTCTTTGGCGAAAGAGCAGGGAGGCTTATTATTGTCACTTGGAACTGGCTTTTCGGCATTTCTGAACCTTCGCAACAAGAAGAAGCAGTCAGTACCGCGCAAGCCTCATTGCAGGAAATGCAAAACTCAGTGGAACAACTCACCCAAGCAGTGACAGTACAAGTGAATAATTATCAACAAGCGGAAGAACGCTATAGCGCTAAAGTTCAAGAGTTCAAAGACTTAGAAACCAAAGCGAAAACCTTAAAGGCTCAGGGGAATACAGAAGCTGCTCGTCTAACGATGATCCAAGCGATCCAGTTAGAAAAGATTTTACCTCAACTCAAGGAAAATGTTGAAAATGCAGAGAAATTTGTGCAAGCAGCAAAGGAACAACTGACCCGAGAAAAAGAAAAGTTAGAAACTTATAAAAGTGAACTTGCTAATATGCAAGCGATTCAAGAAGTCAATCAGGCCTTATCGCAAATGGCAGCAGTTAATAATAATTACAATATTGATTCGGCAAAGTCTCAGTTTGAAGCAGCGAAGGAAGCAGTCAGTGACCGACAAGCAGAAGTCCAAGCCTTGTATGAAATGTCTAAAAGTCCATCAGAAAGTTTAGATGAGAAAATGGATAATATGACCTTGGAAGATGAAGTCTCTCGCCGTCTAGAGGGCTTTTAA
- a CDS encoding Na/Pi symporter, with the protein MNHFFLNSLKEWRNHSVLNWIAVSGLLYFLLVGVRLISTGFEFAFGSEAEGLFAFASNPFLGLMIGILATALIQSSSTVSAIAVSLVAGGLPVSTAVPIIMGANVGTTITNTIVSLGHLNASEEFKRAFAAATIHDCFNFCCLVLFFPLEIMFHGLENSAKYLGNLLINFGSSWNLFDFNILDWFINPLLNQVLRFTQSLPPKLDGIALAVFGLVLIFGSIFYLSKLLKYLLIGKARLILNSAIGTHPVISILAGTGITCLIQSSSATTSLMIPLAGNGVFTLEQIYPFTLGANIGTCLTALLAATAFTGNAALPGLEIALVHFLYNSLGVLIIYSTPMIRDIPIKGARFLADMATRYKLAALGYLVTFFLVLPALFLGFFFVLQKTPERMGLG; encoded by the coding sequence GTGAATCATTTTTTTCTTAATTCTTTAAAAGAATGGCGCAATCATTCCGTCTTAAACTGGATTGCTGTTAGTGGACTTTTATATTTTCTCTTAGTTGGTGTTCGTCTGATTAGTACAGGCTTTGAGTTTGCATTTGGCTCAGAAGCAGAAGGCTTATTTGCCTTTGCAAGCAATCCGTTTTTAGGGTTAATGATTGGTATTTTAGCCACTGCTTTGATTCAATCGTCGAGTACGGTTAGCGCGATCGCGGTGAGTTTAGTAGCAGGGGGTTTACCAGTTTCAACAGCCGTTCCCATCATTATGGGCGCAAATGTGGGTACAACCATCACCAATACCATTGTTAGTTTAGGACATCTCAACGCTTCAGAAGAGTTCAAACGAGCGTTTGCAGCAGCAACCATTCATGATTGCTTTAATTTCTGCTGTTTAGTATTATTTTTTCCCTTAGAAATTATGTTTCATGGCTTGGAAAATAGTGCTAAATATCTAGGAAATTTATTAATCAATTTCGGTTCAAGCTGGAATTTATTTGATTTCAATATTTTAGATTGGTTTATTAATCCACTTTTGAATCAAGTCTTGAGATTCACTCAATCCTTACCGCCGAAACTAGATGGGATTGCTTTAGCTGTTTTTGGTCTTGTTTTGATTTTTGGCAGTATTTTTTATCTCAGTAAACTCTTAAAATACTTATTAATTGGAAAAGCAAGACTGATTTTAAACAGCGCGATCGGCACTCATCCTGTTATTAGTATTTTAGCAGGAACGGGAATCACTTGTTTAATTCAATCCTCTTCTGCAACCACCAGTTTAATGATTCCTCTAGCGGGTAATGGTGTATTTACTTTAGAACAAATTTATCCATTTACTTTAGGGGCAAATATTGGCACTTGTTTAACCGCCCTCCTTGCAGCAACTGCTTTTACAGGGAATGCAGCTTTACCAGGATTAGAAATTGCTCTTGTTCACTTCCTTTATAATTCTTTGGGGGTTTTAATCATTTATTCCACACCGATGATCCGGGATATTCCAATTAAGGGAGCGCGTTTTTTAGCGGATATGGCAACCCGATATAAGTTGGCTGCGTTAGGATATCTGGTTACATTTTTTCTAGTTTTACCAGCCCTGTTTTTAGGCTTTTTCTTCGTCCTCCAAAAAACTCCTGAAAGGATGGGTCTTGGCTAA
- a CDS encoding Uma2 family endonuclease — protein MISQPIEQKQYTRQEYLDFEVTSEERHEYIDGEIRKMVGSTPNHGRIVLNFGSILNFGFKGKGYSVFVTDQRLWIPEKNTYTYPDVMVIQGEIQLQAGRKDTITNPCLIAEVLSHSTENYDKNEKFKFYRSIPSFQEYVLIDQYSPRIEHYRKTDTNQWLFTEYQGLDSILTLGGGGMTISWADIYDQVTFK, from the coding sequence ATGATTTCTCAACCGATTGAACAAAAACAATATACCCGTCAAGAATATCTTGATTTTGAAGTAACTTCAGAAGAACGTCATGAATATATTGATGGTGAAATCAGAAAGATGGTAGGCTCAACACCGAATCACGGTAGAATTGTCCTCAACTTTGGTTCAATTTTGAATTTTGGTTTCAAAGGTAAAGGATATAGTGTTTTTGTAACAGATCAGCGACTCTGGATTCCCGAAAAAAATACCTATACTTACCCTGATGTGATGGTTATCCAAGGAGAAATACAATTACAAGCAGGACGGAAAGATACAATAACCAATCCTTGTTTAATTGCAGAAGTTTTATCTCATTCAACAGAAAATTATGATAAAAATGAGAAGTTTAAGTTCTATCGCAGTATTCCTTCTTTCCAAGAATATGTTTTAATTGATCAGTATTCTCCCCGAATTGAACATTACCGTAAAACTGATACCAACCAATGGTTATTTACGGAGTATCAAGGGTTAGATTCCATTTTGACATTAGGGGGAGGTGGAATGACGATTTCTTGGGCTGATATTTATGATCAAGTGACATTCAAGTGA
- a CDS encoding UPF0182 family protein, with product MVAKRPNATPNWRWLIPPLVALILILVFSGTLVHLTTESWWFSAIGFQDVFWTLLTWRGITWVGSFVIFALFLGLNYWFAMRVTRYSTIRLLEGSDLSFYADRAPKYIAPVIIFFMSLSAAGASITAWDTLLKFLNASEFNRTDPIYERDLGFYLFQLPFYEGLQDWLFALFLTGLLVAGTVYILKGTVNLNRGWQYLIYGEAKAHICLLLAGLAFLMAFQFWLQRYDLLYSGEGVVSGAGFTDTHARLTALTGMGFMGLALAVVFIASAGQNSLNLPLTGIGLYLLIYILLYQAYPGFQQQFIVEPNELAKERPYIENNISLTRDAYNLSQVERDNYPAQGTLDRAVIEQNAGTVRNIRLWDYRPLLTTYGQLQEIRPYYDFLDVDIDRYTINDTYRQVMLSPRELSRAPQDRWVSQRLKYTHGYGLVMSPVNQVTSQGLPELLIKDIPPASSIDLEVEQPRIYYGEETNNYIFTGMVEDEFDYPLGEDNASNRYDGGGGVDLGSFWQRLFYAYDLGSFKVLISTQFQPESRIHYYRNIRQRINHVAPFLRLDADPYMTLIEGRMKWIVEGYTVSDYYPYSEPVSAINNAGAILRRGQNTQLLAGGFNYVRNSVKVIVDAYDGTLQFVVTDESDPLIQTYQKIFPSLFTSLSEVSPEVKSHFRYPLDLFKIQTQMYLAYHMSNPEVFYNQEDLWRFATETYEGNQQLVEPYYTIMRLPQAESAEFVLILPFTPINKDNMIAWMAARSDAENYGKLLLYEFPKQELIYGPSQIEARIDQTPEISQQLSLWDQQGSRVIRGNLLVIPIEESILYVEPIYLRAEQGELPQLKRVVVAHGDNLVMRPTLESAISAVFGEKTIPPQPSVDEPTVETPLADDLTQRAIDIYREAQQAAQAGNWGEYGDKLEELEGILEQLNQE from the coding sequence ATGGTAGCGAAACGACCGAATGCAACTCCCAACTGGCGGTGGCTGATTCCGCCTCTGGTTGCTCTAATCCTGATTTTAGTCTTTTCAGGAACGTTAGTCCATTTAACCACAGAATCTTGGTGGTTCAGCGCGATCGGATTTCAAGATGTATTTTGGACTCTGCTCACTTGGCGAGGAATTACTTGGGTGGGCAGTTTTGTGATTTTTGCTCTCTTTTTAGGGCTCAATTACTGGTTTGCAATGCGAGTCACTCGCTATTCCACGATTCGACTGTTAGAAGGGAGTGACCTTTCATTTTATGCCGATCGCGCTCCCAAATATATTGCCCCAGTCATTATCTTTTTTATGTCCCTTTCGGCTGCTGGGGCGAGTATTACTGCTTGGGATACGCTACTCAAATTTCTCAACGCCAGCGAGTTTAACCGCACTGATCCCATCTACGAACGAGATCTTGGCTTCTATCTGTTCCAGCTTCCGTTTTACGAGGGGCTACAAGATTGGTTATTTGCACTGTTTCTCACGGGATTACTAGTTGCAGGGACAGTTTATATTTTGAAAGGAACGGTTAATCTCAATCGCGGGTGGCAATATTTAATTTATGGGGAAGCCAAAGCCCACATTTGTTTACTCTTAGCGGGATTAGCCTTTTTAATGGCCTTTCAGTTTTGGCTACAACGGTATGATTTACTCTATTCTGGGGAGGGTGTTGTTTCTGGTGCAGGGTTTACCGATACCCACGCTCGTCTGACGGCACTAACGGGAATGGGATTTATGGGGTTAGCCCTGGCGGTGGTTTTTATCGCCTCTGCGGGACAAAATAGCCTCAACCTTCCTTTAACAGGAATTGGCTTGTATCTGCTGATTTATATTCTGCTGTATCAGGCTTATCCTGGATTTCAACAACAATTTATTGTTGAACCCAACGAACTGGCCAAAGAAAGACCCTACATTGAAAATAATATTTCCCTCACCCGAGATGCGTATAATCTGAGTCAGGTGGAACGAGATAATTATCCCGCCCAAGGAACGCTTGATCGCGCGGTTATTGAACAAAATGCAGGAACAGTTCGCAATATTCGTCTCTGGGATTATCGTCCGCTGCTGACCACTTATGGACAACTGCAAGAAATCCGTCCCTACTACGATTTTCTGGATGTAGATATTGATCGCTATACCATAAATGATACCTATCGTCAAGTCATGTTGTCGCCACGGGAGTTATCTCGCGCCCCGCAAGATCGCTGGGTCAGTCAACGGTTGAAATATACCCATGGCTATGGTTTGGTCATGAGTCCCGTCAATCAAGTGACCTCCCAAGGCTTACCCGAATTATTAATTAAAGATATTCCCCCCGCTTCTAGTATTGATTTAGAAGTGGAACAACCGCGCATTTATTACGGTGAAGAAACCAATAATTATATTTTTACAGGGATGGTGGAAGATGAGTTTGATTATCCCTTAGGTGAAGATAATGCGAGCAATCGTTATGATGGGGGGGGAGGTGTTGATCTGGGTTCGTTTTGGCAACGCTTATTTTATGCTTACGATTTAGGCAGCTTTAAAGTTCTCATTTCCACTCAGTTTCAACCAGAATCTCGCATTCATTATTATCGGAATATTCGACAAAGAATTAATCATGTTGCCCCATTTTTACGGTTAGATGCTGACCCCTATATGACCTTAATTGAGGGTCGCATGAAATGGATTGTTGAAGGCTACACGGTGAGCGATTATTATCCTTATTCAGAACCCGTTTCAGCGATTAATAATGCGGGTGCAATTTTACGACGGGGACAAAATACACAACTGCTTGCAGGGGGGTTTAATTATGTTCGGAATTCGGTGAAAGTCATTGTGGATGCCTATGATGGAACGTTGCAATTTGTTGTTACGGATGAATCCGATCCCCTGATTCAAACTTATCAAAAAATCTTTCCCAGTTTATTCACTTCCCTGAGTGAAGTTTCCCCAGAAGTCAAATCTCATTTCCGCTATCCCCTAGATTTATTCAAAATTCAAACCCAGATGTATTTGGCGTATCACATGAGTAACCCTGAGGTCTTTTACAATCAGGAAGACTTATGGCGATTTGCGACAGAAACCTATGAAGGGAATCAGCAATTAGTCGAACCCTATTACACAATTATGCGCTTACCCCAAGCGGAAAGTGCAGAGTTTGTTTTAATTTTGCCATTTACACCGATCAATAAAGATAATATGATTGCTTGGATGGCAGCGCGATCGGATGCCGAGAATTATGGGAAATTATTGTTATATGAATTTCCGAAGCAAGAGTTAATTTACGGGCCCAGTCAAATCGAAGCAAGAATTGATCAAACGCCAGAAATTTCGCAACAACTGAGTCTTTGGGATCAACAAGGTTCAAGAGTGATTCGAGGGAATTTATTAGTGATTCCCATTGAAGAATCGATTCTTTATGTGGAACCGATTTATTTACGCGCTGAACAAGGAGAATTACCCCAACTCAAACGAGTAGTGGTCGCCCATGGAGATAATTTAGTCATGCGCCCCACATTAGAATCAGCCATTTCTGCTGTTTTTGGAGAAAAAACGATTCCTCCTCAACCTTCTGTAGATGAACCGACTGTAGAAACTCCCCTCGCTGATGATTTAACCCAACGCGCGATCGATATTTACCGAGAAGCACAACAAGCAGCCCAAGCGGGAAATTGGGGAGAATATGGCGATAAACTTGAAGAGTTAGAAGGGATTTTAGAACAACTGAATCAGGAGTAA
- a CDS encoding TIGR02588 family protein, whose protein sequence is MNQAQEQSEDNAASSTSQKRNCAEWITFMISSCILLALVGLILYDWLLSQQSPPILQVKTESVVEIREGQFYQPFVLENVGGSFAESVQVIASLSLHPPDDLEVGEQEISFLAAGEKKSGYFVFTHDPREGELNVRVASYR, encoded by the coding sequence ATGAATCAAGCACAAGAGCAATCTGAAGACAATGCAGCCTCTTCGACTTCTCAAAAACGAAATTGTGCAGAATGGATTACTTTTATGATTAGTAGTTGCATTCTGTTAGCACTGGTTGGGTTAATTCTTTATGATTGGCTTTTGAGTCAACAGTCTCCCCCTATTTTGCAGGTAAAAACGGAATCGGTCGTGGAAATTCGAGAAGGACAGTTCTATCAACCCTTTGTTTTAGAAAATGTGGGGGGAAGTTTTGCGGAATCGGTACAAGTGATTGCTTCCTTGAGCCTCCATCCCCCTGACGATTTAGAAGTGGGAGAACAAGAAATTTCGTTTCTGGCTGCTGGAGAAAAGAAAAGTGGTTACTTTGTCTTCACTCATGATCCTCGCGAAGGGGAATTAAATGTGAGAGTGGCAAGTTATCGTTAA
- a CDS encoding TIGR02587 family membrane protein, giving the protein MIPSSDSSSVWQAEILNLLRGASGGFLFGLPLLYTVEVWWIGSSTTPAWMLLALGITFFVVYLLNQSEGFRSSLDIQPIDALMETVESMSIGIVCALFSLILLCRITLDTPLNEALGKLVFECIPFAIGVALARSTLRGDRAPRTVKKARPRPRNSIFQALLADLDATLIGSLIVAFSIAPTEEVSLLSASISPLWLILIILSSLVISYCIVFVAGLTNQKERRQQQGFLQRPINETLICYLVCLLASALMLWFFQQLSWDDPWQEWLSDTLILGLPATIGGAAGRLVI; this is encoded by the coding sequence ATGATTCCATCTTCTGATTCTTCCTCGGTTTGGCAAGCAGAAATCCTCAATCTCTTACGAGGTGCGTCTGGAGGCTTTCTCTTTGGCTTACCCTTACTCTACACGGTTGAAGTGTGGTGGATTGGATCGAGTACCACCCCCGCTTGGATGTTATTGGCGTTAGGCATTACCTTTTTTGTTGTGTATTTACTGAATCAAAGTGAGGGTTTCCGCAGTTCTCTTGATATTCAACCGATTGATGCTTTAATGGAAACGGTAGAATCGATGAGCATTGGCATTGTTTGCGCTTTGTTTTCTTTGATTCTCTTGTGTCGGATTACGCTGGATACCCCCCTGAATGAAGCGTTGGGGAAGTTAGTCTTTGAATGTATTCCCTTTGCCATTGGCGTGGCTTTAGCCCGTTCTACCCTACGCGGCGATCGCGCTCCCCGAACCGTCAAAAAAGCTCGTCCTCGCCCGCGAAACAGCATTTTCCAAGCGCTGCTTGCGGATTTAGATGCGACCCTCATTGGTTCACTGATTGTTGCTTTTAGTATTGCGCCGACCGAAGAAGTTTCTCTACTCTCGGCTTCTATTTCTCCTCTCTGGTTAATCTTAATTATTCTTTCGTCTCTGGTCATTTCTTATTGTATTGTTTTCGTCGCAGGGTTAACCAATCAAAAGGAACGTCGCCAACAACAAGGGTTTTTACAACGCCCCATCAATGAAACCTTAATTTGTTATCTGGTGTGTCTGTTAGCTTCAGCACTGATGTTATGGTTTTTCCAACAGTTAAGTTGGGATGACCCATGGCAAGAATGGCTAAGTGATACCCTGATTTTAGGATTGCCAGCAACAATTGGTGGCGCAGCTGGTCGATTAGTGATATGA
- a CDS encoding DUF3134 domain-containing protein produces the protein MNNPSLRQEPRYEPATVIPLKQDTSLLDWLDQNNRLMPRESLESENEKYLEEDEEIAQLMGEDYRGSNDAIADNDLG, from the coding sequence ATGAATAATCCGTCTCTTCGTCAAGAACCCCGTTACGAACCTGCAACCGTGATTCCGCTTAAACAAGATACCTCTCTGTTGGACTGGCTAGACCAGAATAATCGGCTGATGCCCAGAGAAAGTCTAGAAAGTGAAAATGAGAAATACCTAGAAGAAGATGAAGAAATTGCCCAATTAATGGGAGAAGATTATCGCGGTAGCAACGACGCGATCGCGGACAATGATCTAGGCTAA